TTTGTAAACATTCAATCCATTCCGATCTTTTCCTGTAATTGATAAAATATTATGTTGAGAAAAAAAACTTTTAAATTCATAAAAACTTTCTTCAAATTTATCTAAATTAAATTTCCAAAATATTTTATCTTGAGTTTTAAATCCTTCTAGTAAATGTTCGGCTAATAAATTACCAGATTGTTGTTTTACCAGACTTTTCTTGTCTTTTGGCAATTTATTAATGTAATCAATATCTTGATTAGTTAAATCATTTTTAAGCATTTGCCATTGCTCGTTATGTTTGGCTACCGCATGATAACGATCGCCAATTTTGATTTCACGAGCTTCTGCGGTATTAGATATAACAACCTTTCCCCATCGTTTACTCTCTACCAAATATGAATTAGATTCTGAGTGTTTGTTTAACTCGTCTAATACTTTAAAATATCTATGAAAATGACTATAGATTTCCTCCGCAGCTTGAGAATCTTCAATAGAATTTTGCAATTTAGCCCCAGGTTTGAAAGCAGCCGATCCAATCTTTCCAATTCCCGATACCGATTTAATTCCCAGTGAAATAAGATCTAGACCATCAATTTGTGAGCTATTCGATTTAATCTCATCGGCAAAACGATCTAATCGATCGAATGACTCTGCTGCCTCATCCGCGAGTAAATTGCCAATTTTTTTTTTTGGTTTTTGGGAACTCAATTCACCATTTGTTTCGCGTTTTGCGCTAAATACGATTGAATTAGCTTATAACAATTAAATATTAAAAATCAATAATGACAATTTTTAAAAATACACTTAAAAATTATGATTTAAAATTTTGTAATGTAGTATATTTTTAGCAAAAGAAAATATTATTTTGTTATTTAACGGGTAAAAATGTAATATCATATTACACTCGAAAAAATACCTGTATTTTTGCTTTCATGCGTATATTTTGGCTTAAATACACGTATTTTTGCTTTAAAAAAAGTTTACAAAGGCTCTTATGTCGTTGAGTCAATCTGAAAATTTACGTGTATAATTTGACTATAGCGCATCAATTTAAGTGCTAAAAGCTTTCATACATGCATTAGTTACAACGTTATTTCGTTTCAACATGTAAACAGACTAATAAAATCTGATAGATATTTATGATGCCAGAAGAAGAATGTAATAGCACTAGTAGCACTGACTATATTCAAATAAACTACAAAGGTGATACGGATGAAGGAAAAATAATTAACTACTTTAGACGCAATCATGCAAAGCGAAGTCAATTTGTAAGAAACTGGATTGTTAACTGTTTTGCATATCCATATTCCGTAGAACAGGGCGCTGAACCCATCCAAAGAATACAAGCTTGTATGGAATCAAAAGCCAATTTAGAGAAACAATTAGAGCAGGTAAAAGCCGATTTATACAGAGAAATCAACCGAAAAGAAGATAATTAAATGTTCTAATGAAACATCCAAATAAGACAGATGAAATTAAGATCGAGAACGAAGGTCAAACTGCTACTTCGTCTAATACTAACAGTATCTACATTGTAGGTGGAGAAAAAGGTGGAGTAGGTAAATCTTTTTTTTCACGATGCCTAATAGAATATTTTATTGCTAAGAATTGGAGTAATTTATTTACATTCGTTGAAGCCGATCAAAGTATAGACGACATTATTCCTTTGTATCGAAACTTTTGTACTGACTCGATCGCGATCCAGTTCTCGGATAATAAATATGACCAAGACCAAGCGGATAAAATCCTGACACAAGTTAGTAAAAAAACGGTTTTACTCAATCTACCCTCTAATATCTCTAGTATGTTTGATGCTTGGGTAGAAAGATCTGGTTTGACTACTCTCGAATTCAAAGAATACTGTAGTAATATAGTATACTTTTTCGTGACAGATGGATGTTCACAAAGTGTAGAGAGATTTTTAGCTCAACTAAAGAAATATCCCGCACAGAGTCTTTATCATTGTTTGGTATTCAATCCAGGTCGATGTACCTCTGGTGGAGATTTTCGATATTTAGAAAATTCGTGTCCTGAGTTACTAAAAGCTATTTTAGATAACCAGATTCCTATATTAAAGCTACCTGAGATGACTCCATCACAGCAATTTTCTTGCGATCGCCAGAAAATTCCTTATGTCGAGCTTAAAGAATCAAATGATTTTCGCACTAAAAGAAATGGCACGGTTCTAATAGACAAACTTGAAAAACTTTTCAATCCTTTATTCGATCTAAACCTATCTTCCGTAGAAGGTTTGGCTAAAATCGTTGAAGAACAGAAAGTTCATCGCGAGTCAAAATCACTTCAATATTTGTATGGCTGAGCAAGATGGAAAAAGAAGAAAGATTAGAAGAAGCAAAGCAATTAAAGGAGGATCTTTCGTTTCTCAACGGCACGCTGCTGGACGAATTTTTAATGCACAAGCCAAAAGAAGTTCAACGGCGAGTCCGTAAAACTGTAGAAATCTGGAAAATCGATCACAACGATCCATTTTTTTTAATTTTGCTTCAATGTGGAATTACTCAGATATTATATGAACTTTTTCCGAATGAAATTCACCAAGCTTTCGACCACGGTAGAAGAGAATTAGTTAAAGTCATTGAAGAGTCAAAAGCCGAATTTTTGACAGATTTAACAAATCTAGTCGAACAGCAAGAAAGGTTAGCGTTAAATATTTCAACGGCAAAAATTAATACAGAGATTCACAAGATTCTCAAAGAAATTAACCACAATCAAGGGGAGACATCTTTTACAGTTAGCAAGAAATACTCATTCCTAAAAAAAGCATCTTGTCTGATTGCCTTATGTTCTTTCGGCGTGGGATTTTTTGTTAATGAGACGGCGATCGCCAAAGAGCGACAGCAAAATATAGCCAGACATGATCGAGAAACTCTTAAATGGGCTAAGAGCAAGGAAGGTAAAGTAGCCAAAAATATTATTAGCTGGAATGACGATCTGGTAGATGGCAGTTGTAAAGATAAAGTTAATTCATTGGGTCTTAGTTTTCAACTCGGTAATACCAAGACGACTTCTGGCTTCTGTGTAGTTTTTGTCGAGCCAGTTGAGCGAAGAGAAACTGGAGAACTAAATTGACGCACCCCAGCCTGAAGGGGACGCGAAGCTAATCCTTTAGGACGGGGTTTCAGACCCATTTATTAAACGATGAAAGCGAATTGGTCAGATTTACCAAAATATAAAATAGCAGCGATTCAATTTAATTTAATCGATCGTTCTTACCTAATCTTAGAAATTGCTAAACAATACTCCGATCCTAGCAATATATATTTTTGGAATCCAAGTTATGATTACTTACAAAAAGCCGAAATAATTGAAAATGCCGTCAATTTTCATAATACTAATTATTGTGTTGAGGAGAAAATTACGGCAGTCGGAGAGAAAATTAGTAGCCCTGGAATCCTAATTTTTGAAGGTTCGGGAAAAATTAATTCCAAGTTAAATTACGAATTAAGAAACTACTATTTTCAAACAGAAGCAAAGCATCAAATAATCTTAATAGATTCAACGGTTTCAATTCCTCTTGAGCTATACGCCATGATCGCCGTGTTAGAGCTGGGAATTCCAGACCATGAATATATTAATTTATTGATCGAACCATCAACCGATGATTCGATCGCTCGATCTTTAGTTCGAGCCTGTTATGGTCTGCCCAGAGGGGAGATAGAATTGCTACTTAAAAATCATCTGCCCTCAAAGTCTTTAGTCGAAAACATTACTGATTTTAAAACGCATAAATTAGCTGCAAAAGGACTAAAAATAGTTCCCAAGCCAGATGTTTTTGCTGGGGGGCTAGATTTACTCGATCGAGATTTAGAGAAGATCGAGAAACTATTTACTCAAGAGGCAAAAAATAGAAATCTCAGACCGCCAAAAGGTTGTTGTTTATGGGGTTTGCCTGGTACTGGTAAATCTCTAGTCGCCAAGATGATGAGCATCAAACTAAATGCGACTTTGATCGCCTGTGACTGGAACCAATTGATTGATAATAACTTGACCCAATCTTTAACTAATTTAGAGTATGTCTTAGAGGTGGTCGATGGTATTGGAAACTGCATTCTATTTTTTGATGAGTTTGAAAAAGCCTTCGCAGGGTGGAATTCTAATAGCAACGGTGGAATCTTAGCTAAAATGGCTGGAAAGCTTCTGACTTGGATGCAAGATCATGAATCTCCTTCGATTATGTTAGCAACAATAAATCATCTTGATATGTTGCCACCAGAGCTAATTAGGCGATTCAACTATATCTGGTTTTTCCCTTCTGATATGCATGATGGAGCGCAGTGGGAAATTTTCCAGCTTCATTTGGCGAAACATTTTCCAGGATTTCACGAGCAGCTTACGGATACTCAAT
This Pleurocapsa minor HA4230-MV1 DNA region includes the following protein-coding sequences:
- a CDS encoding AAA family ATPase, with product MKANWSDLPKYKIAAIQFNLIDRSYLILEIAKQYSDPSNIYFWNPSYDYLQKAEIIENAVNFHNTNYCVEEKITAVGEKISSPGILIFEGSGKINSKLNYELRNYYFQTEAKHQIILIDSTVSIPLELYAMIAVLELGIPDHEYINLLIEPSTDDSIARSLVRACYGLPRGEIELLLKNHLPSKSLVENITDFKTHKLAAKGLKIVPKPDVFAGGLDLLDRDLEKIEKLFTQEAKNRNLRPPKGCCLWGLPGTGKSLVAKMMSIKLNATLIACDWNQLIDNNLTQSLTNLEYVLEVVDGIGNCILFFDEFEKAFAGWNSNSNGGILAKMAGKLLTWMQDHESPSIMLATINHLDMLPPELIRRFNYIWFFPSDMHDGAQWEIFQLHLAKHFPGFHEQLTDTQWRTLFTHYRGCSPAEIAGAVERSHHEIFHKELHHDLTPEILLEELYAERTKFKPAATNKTISNALAKILMEADFARPVRGIDTSRFARLPRELFEKDPDPDKSKVGYDEYEELYHKLVRVSGQAFL